One Glycine max cultivar Williams 82 chromosome 8, Glycine_max_v4.0, whole genome shotgun sequence genomic window, aaattaaattcatttatggTATTGTGATTGAGACCATGACCTTGTCCTTCAGCCTCTTCTCTTTTGCTTTCACCCACTCCACCTTCTCCCATTGTGTCTTCCTTTCTATTTAACGGTCCTTTTTAAAGGGAATCTTTCTCTGCGTACCATCCTGATTTCACGCTTTTTTTTAAGGTCTATGGACTATAGACTGCTGCGTCTCATTTCATGCCTCATGCCTCATGcattgaaatatgtaaaataaattgaaaaattcaTTCTTGTTTAATTACTATTAAGAAAAAGGCTTAATTGTGTGttgcttttttttagtttcttatataAGGCGattgtataattataattatggtGCTTTAGGTTTTAACTATAAGATGTCTCTAGTTTTCTTTCACTTATTAAATTCCTTCATCTTGACAATATAACAGTAAGAAAATGCATTGTATCTACTAAAAATGTATAGCAGAaaagatagagagagaaaatgaaaaatataataataactgatatagtagaaaagaaaaaaatgtacttTATAATTATGGTACCAAGTTTGTAAATGAGTCTGTTATCCATGCAGTGCAACATTAATTACACACTGTGTGAGTCTCTCCCTTTTCCTGGTTCTTTCTGAATCAGTTTCATTCTGGTGCGAGCATAAAGAGGTATTCTGGGGCCGGCCTATTAGGTACATTCATTCCTCGGCTAGGGTGGGTGAATATTTGTGGTGTTAAGAAGAGGAACAAGTTTTTGGTTTGGAGCATGGACGTTGTTCGTTCACAAAGAGGTAGTAGTAGAGACACGAGCCCAGACCGTGCGAAAATATGCAGGATGAACCAAAAAGTGAAGCCCTTTAGAAAAGTTCAAGTCGTTTACTATCTCTCCCGAAACGGTCTTTTGGAGCACCCCCATTTCATGGAGCTCACCCTTTTGCCCAATCAACCTCTCCGTTTGAAAGGTAACAAactatttttgtattatatagCTGCATATATGATTCTTAATTATCTTCCACTACTATAACTTGTTTCGGTCATTTCATAAAGATGTCTTCGACCGACTCATGGCTCTCCGTGGGACTGGCATGCCTTTGCAATATTCATGGTCTAGTAAAAGGTAAGCTTGTGGGAAATCGATTTAATTCATCATGTTCTACAAACACACATATGATCTTGTTCAATTGGAATAAAAATGTGACTTGAATTTCAGGAACTATAAGAGTGGTTATGTGTGGTACGACTTGGGTCTGAAGGATATAATACATCCCGCAGAAGGAGGCGAGTATGTTCTCAAAGGTTCTGAACTCGTCGAAGGATGCTCtggtaattattattatttttttctttctttctcgtCTTAAAGATTATTACAGTTCTAAAAGTACaatctaattattaaattaagaagCAGAGAGATTTAATGTGAGAAACAAGCAGCAGGGAATTCATCAACAGGCAGAGGCAAATTACAATTACAGTTACGATTCGAGGAGTAAGGCGTTGGGTGTGTGCAACAAGCAGCAGCAGCAGAGAGAGAGTGAAGAGTTGGAGGAATACGAGGAGCAAGAAAAGGAGTATGAGGAGGGAGAGAAAACAAGCTACACGAGCTCCACAACAACCCCACACTCTGGTTGCTCCAGAGGGGTATCAACGGAAGAAGTGGTTTatgaggaagaagaaagcaagaagaagaagaagggtggtggtggtgcagGCGGAAATAATAAGAAGCATTTAagtggagagaaagagaaagtgaaGAGAAGGGTGGTGGATGGTGATGGGTCGGGGTCGAGTCGTTATTCAGGTCTGCTGCAGTTGATAGCGTGTGGAGGTGGGGCAGGGGAGTACATGAAGGGGAAGCAGGGGCCGCGTCTCAGCGACGTGGGGACCAAAGAAAGAGACAAGAAGGCTTTGTTTTGGGAGGAGGCTGAGACTGAGATGTCGGAGAATCCCAGGTTGTTGGGGAATTTGCAGACAGAGGAGAAGGAGTACTTTAGTGGTAGCTTGGTCGACTCAATCAAAGCCCACCGGGAGGGTGAGCCTGTGCTCAACAAGTCCAATTCCTATAACGAACTAAGGttggtttttaattatttacttcttcttttctcCTAAATATTcatatctttgttttctttattttcaggAGAAGTAGGCTGGGGATGGTGACGGAAGAAGACAAGAAGAAGGTGGTGAAGGGAGGAATGAAAGACAAATGTATCCCTCTTATCAAATCCCCCAAGACTAGTAGGAAATGATGGGAATCTATAATATTATGGGTTTTGTAAGTAAAGTACGCTATTAATTAGGGCTTCTTGCCTGCAtgcatcatttgtttgttttcacCTCTTTAACCTCCCTTAAGATAATGTTTCTCAAAGTAGAAATCATgaacacttttttaattttgtctttGACCTTGTATTATCCCCCCTTGGGCATAAGCTAACATTAACTTTCATTTTATGTCTTGGTTGGAtagcaaaataattttttttttaatagtatgttatttgatttgaaagaaaacaaaaaatgtaatcTCACTGAATGATATTTATAATAACATAATGagttatgaaattttaatattaaattttttaaaagtatttatttaacatttattattttttatcacgtcatatcatttataatatttatatacattttttattcctCTATCACGTGTCAATTAGGATTAGGATGTTGGGTGTCCAAGACTCCAAGTATTATTTTCCTAACTgaacataatataaaaataattgaagtaAAGGTAAAAATTGTACTTTTCTATTATTAACTCCTTTGCCTTAGGCTTTACTAATacatttaagtattttattttatgaacagAGTCACGTGAAACCTTCTTGGATAGGGTTCACGCGGACTTTTCCATTTTCTTCCTTcctcattgttattttttttgtcgtCTCAAATCTTTCTCTCCAAGCCCAAAACATCAGAGCGCAACAGGGTCGCTACGGCAATTGAATTCGGCACCTCCCTTATTGCATCCTGCACCtctcagttttttttaaaaactctaaCCTACCCCTTTTATCTTCTTCTGATCCTCTACttcctttcttcctcttctttctcccATAGCCAGTGCAAGTCCCGGCCCTCCCCTTTcctattcttttcttcttctccaactCAACTCTTATTCTCAACTCAACTCATCTCTTTTTCTTGAAATTGACATTCTTATTTTGagttttggatttgttttcagAATAGTTATTCCGTAAGGGTATAAATATCCTTACGGAATGACCCTTCGAGAAGAAAAAATCTTAGGGAACACATTTAAGCAAAAATAGTGTTTCTAGAACAATCATTCCAAAAGATACAAAATGTACTTTAGGAAATATTATTATGGATTGCAATTTTTGCTTCTTGAATGGTTCTTCCATAAGCTCAAATAGTGCTTTCTGAAACACCTTTTTCGGAAGATACAACATACACTTCTGGAAAGGCTACTCCGGATTGTAGTTGTTACTTCCAGAGTGAATTTTACATAGGTACAATAATAATTTCTGGAACCCCTtttccaaaatatataaaatacatttttggaaAGGCTGTTCTGGATTTAAAAAAACTGCTTCCGGAATGGTCTTTTTGTATGCAAAAAATGCTTTTTTTGCTCTTGGAAAGATTCTTCTAGAAGAATTTTTGCTTATAGAAAGGTTGTTCTAAAAgtttttatagttaattaaatttgattaagggagaaggaggaggaagaaaaaaaaagagaaaagaaaagaagggtgAAGGAGTTACTTACCTACGAAGAAGGAGGATGAGGGATCGCAAAATTGAAGAGGGGGGGAGGTGAGGGGGGGGAGGAGTCACCGTAAGAGGAAAGGGTGTCTTCAATGTGGGTTTGCCGTTGAGGGTTTGCCGTTGAAGAGAGTAGAattactttttgaaaaaataacgCATTTTTCTATACTAACGAGGgagatgatttaaaaaatattttttattagaaaaaaaaaaacaaaacagcaTACGCATGTAAGAatggagaagaaaaaacaaccaaaatcaattagagGAACAATAACCAGACGGAATTAGCCAAATGTAACCAGTAAGAAATCTAAAATCAACTaaatgaagaattaaaaaatcaacctgcaaaaaataaaatttcaatattcttaaatataattactattttaaaataaaaaatataaatataaaaaaacaggaTATCATTTAAGactcatttaaattattaaatagttatatcgttaaaataaaaaaaatattaaaatttttaattctaaTGTAATATAGTGGAATCTACAAAATGAATTAAAACCCGAAAAGATAATTGCACATTTGCACCTTTAAGATGCTCTAAGATTGCCTTTTTGCCTACTAATGACCAAGACTAATCAATTCTGCACAACACGCTTTcctttacttatttattttctcttaatcGGATTTTCTACTTTTTCAAAGAGATAAGCTATTTTGGCATCAATTTTTACAAACACttgttcataatatatatatatttttttttctgtttcttttccATTGTATTGTATCACTcattatttcacattttttctccttttcattcctttgttaattataataataattgtataaaaatgaCGTGAGAGTAGAATCGTTCCTTTTAAAGAGGTGCTCGATTCTCATCATTCACAACGTGTCCTTCGAAACATTGCTTGCAAAAACAATTCACGATCACAGACTTTGAGCGACCTTGTTCATGGCAAGTTTTCtgctagaaaagaaaaagactagTTAGTTAGGCTTTTATGCAAAGAACAGAGTTCTCCCAAACACTTCAATCAAACATGGCTTTACCAGCCAATGAAACCTCCATGGCAGAAAGGTCTCAGTGGGTGCTCAATGCTCCTGCTCCCCCATCCACGTGGCACAACCTCATGGCTTCTGTGAGGAACACAATTTCATCGTACCAAAAAATGTGTTCTTATATAAGAGGCCAACCTGGACCCAAAGTTGTGCTTTCCTTCTTGCGGAGCATTTTTCCTATTCTTCATTGGGGTCGTAATTATTCACCAACCAAATTCAGAAACGACTTACTTGCAGGTCTTACCATTGCAAGTCTCTGCATTCCTCAGGTATAATACAATTACAACACGCCAtacaaataaatcataaaacacTTGCTGAAACATTTTTACGCTCTTTCAAACACTCGCTGGATTATACATGTCCATAATTCTTAGTATTTCTGTTTGGATGCAGAGCATTGGGTATGCCACTTTAGCAAAGCTTGATCCTGAATATGGACTCTGTACGTTCCTTGTCCCTgtcttcatgaaaaaaaaaatcaacttgaattaattgttatattttgaaattatatatataaatttgaaatcaattaTGCTTTGAACAAATTAGATACGAGTGTGGTGCCACCTCTTATCTATGCTTTAATGGGAACTTCAAGAGAAATAGCAATTGGACCCGTGGCCGTGGTATCGCTTCTTTTGTCATCAATGATTCAGAAATTAATAGACCCTGCCATTGATCCAAATGGGTATAGAAAGCTTGTTTTCACTACCACTTTCTTTGCTGGCATATTTCAAGCTGCTTTTGGACTCTTCAGGTGGGTATAACTATGATATGATGTAGTGAAATACTATAATTTACATGCAATTgcgttttaattaattaatcgtGCCAATGAATAGGTTGGGGTTCCTTGTGGATTTTCTGTCTCATGCTGCTATTGTTGGATTCATGGGGGGAGCAGCTATAATAATTGGTCTACAACAGCTGAAGGGACTATTTGGGATCAATCATTTTACGAACAAAACAGACATAATCTCTGTCATGAAATCCGTTTGGGAATCGGTTGATCATCCCGTAAGTGTTACACTTATCCATTTAGTTGCATGTCAGCATGTGGTTTTACTCTATTGGTTAGCTTTTACTGCCTTTTGTTGGATGGAACCTAGCTACTTTGTCGTAAGAGAATTATTATTACCAAGGACTTGTGTCTTTGTGGGTCATGTCCTttatagagaaagaaaaaagaaagatctATTAATTAACCGCATATTACACATACTGCACTAGCTCGTGAGATCTAGTCTTCCCATAGTAACAGTATAAAAAACTCATACTAATGTAACTGGATTAcagtataaaaaaaactgttttataTGGTTAAAacataggtttttttttcttttgttgttatgcaacttttgtgtgtgtgtgtatatatatatatatatatatatatatatatatatatatatatatatatatatatatattctgttttttttaaaagaaactgtATAAGGATAATACGGAACCAATAACACCCCTTAGGCTTCTAATGTAGAGTTATACTACTAAATTGTACCAATCCACATCCGaagatattttagaaatataaaagaCATGAAAATTCTTCTTCCCCTTGCAAATGTCGATGTTGCGGTCTAAACACAATTACATGCTGCCATAgaattttaaccaaaaaaaggtTATTAAGTATCAGATAAATCCTTGCAATTGTTTAACTGCAGTGGAATCCTCGCAATTTTGTCCTTGGATGTTCATTCTTCATTTTCATCCTGTTTACCAGATTTCTGGTAAGTCATATACACGAAAAAGAAattatcttgattttttttttcctgaacaaTTTCTAAAATATGTATTTGTCTAATGCGGGTCAAACTCACCATATGGCAGGGTAAAAGGAATAAGAAACTTTTCTGGCTGCCAGCAATATCCCCTCTTGTGTCAGTTATGCTATCAACTCTTATTGTTTTTCTGACAAGAGCCGACAAAAGTGGAGTTAATATTGTGAGACATATAAAAGGAGGATTGAACCCAAGCTCTATCAATCAGATAGACTTGAACAGCCCCCATATTGGAGCATTGGCCAAAATTGGACtagttgttgctgctgttgcaCTCACTGTTAGTCCCAATTTACACTTCATATTTCAATTATACATAAAGAGACTCGTGTTAGAACACTCTATTAATGTTAAGAAATTAGAACTGTAAatatacattattaaattgTATTTGAATACATGACTTTTTTATATAGAACTAACTCGCAATAAGTGTATTCTTATCTTGTTGATTACAGGAATCAGTTGCTGTTGGCCGATCTTTTGCATCCATGAAAGGATACCATCTAGATGGAAACAAGGAGATGGTGTCATTAGGGTTCATGAACATCATAGGATGCTTCACCTCATGCTATGTTGCAACTGGTAAGTTAGAGACACAAGGAAATATGAATGAactgcttttatttttaaaacttcacGTCCAAGTTTGTCACTAACATGACAATTATTGACACattaaattccttaaaaaatcAATGAAGATATTTGGGGATATTCTTCTTATACGTATAGTTTTTATACCTACGTACCTAGTCGAATCAGTTGATGGCACAACAACTAAAGTTACTCAATCATCAGATAAGTTCACCAGTTAGTGGGgggaaaagaatatatattatgCATGCTCCATTGTCACGGGCAAGGTTTGAGAAAGCACAATATTAAACTAGCCACTGGAAGTGTAActgtgtgtgtgtttattttattttattggggAAGATGCTTTAATACGCAAGAGGCAATAATTTTAATCTTctattaattatcacaaaagaaattaaacactCATGGAGCACTATATGTTTAAAAAGTTAAAGGACAATGCTAAATAATATTCTAAGATCGATACTCCATCCAGActcctaaacaaaaaaaatgatttttattcttggatttaaatattaataaatctaattattttttattcctaaaatactttttatttaattttaatttttcttcaatgatttttgattaataatatcaagttctaataaaaaacattttaaaaataatctcacTTTTTCTTATCTGagatcaataaaattaaatgatattaactaatttttttaattagtatataaTTAGAAGGTGTATtagttaaagaaatataaacaaagaattatagaaaacaaatatttagcacttgttttttaaaatactttaaagaattaaaaggaGAACATAAAAGAacttatgaaaattataattttacacattccaataaaaaaaatttattcttaatttcttaattaatgtccTTAAAATACTTGTTATCATTGTTACAAATTATATACACAAAATTGCATATTTTTTCTGTGTGTGAGTGCcttaaattaattagaaattatgaaaaagtcatttaatacacatttagaaatatttaatgAGAGAGGAGCGTTATCGATGTCCAAAGTAAAAACTCGTCTAAAGATGGAGGTGTTAAACTAAAGTGGATTACAAATACAGACAGAACATAATTTGAGTAGCATTGATTGGGCTAAGTAAtgattttttacttaattaattatgtacAGGTTCGTTCTCCCGCACGGTGGTTAATTTCACAGCGGGTTGTGAAACATTAGCGTCGAACATTGTGATGGCCATTGTGGTCTTGATATCACTACAATGTTTGACAAAGCTATTGTACTTTACCCCAACTGCTATTCTCGCTTCAATAATCCTTTCTGCTCTCCCGGGACTCATTGACATCAATGAAGCTTACAAAATATGGAAAGTTGATAAGCTTGATTTTCTTGCTTGTGTTGGAGCCTTCTTCGGGGTGCTCTTTGCGTCAGTGGAACTTGGTCTGCTAGTGGCTGTAAGTGCAccacttttatatatattgctGTCACCTGcaaatacttattattattgaatcgATAGAATTTAATGGAATAaactttcttgtttttatttaaccGTAATTATGAATTTCAGAAAGATATACAGCTATGTTCAACAATTTATTTCTGGTCCTATATATCCTATATTAAGTACGGTATCTAGTTCATACGTGGTTTACTCTTATTGATAGAAATCTCTTCACGTTTTACCTCTGGTATACCTAAAAtggaatgaaatattttttggttacaTATTGTTTGATAGTGTTTTTTTCAtccatataaaaattatttttaaacaatacaATGTGAACTTATTTTCAGTCTATTTCAATTGATCATTTTATTCAATCACATTCCGTATCATTTGATCACGATCTAACTGTTACTGATATTAATGAGTAGTAGACAATGCTGGAGTACTAGTTCCGTGTCAACTATATATTTTAAAGGGAACGTAGTTGTAAGCAACAGTAGCGCACTAAAATATCACAAATTTCATTCACAGTACTACTGTGTAGTCACCGTCGCGGGCCTCCCTTCCTCCACCAATGAATATTCTTTCAGAATCACCACTAATTTATGCAATGGAATCTTACACTCGTTGAAAACGCTAGCTAGCTtcactataaattaaaaattaattaggtcAGTATTGATTAATTTGCCAACTCAAAGCTTAATCTTTGAGCCAGTGACAAAGAGGTACATATACGTACGTAAAACCAAACATTGTTATTAAGCAATCATGGGATTCAAAAAATCTTTCAACAATATCTGCTGCATAAAAGTTTGTGGCCAAGTTGAGAGGATATCTAACTAGTGTAATGCATGCAATTTCTTCTGCTTTTTCCCAGTCAAACTGGCAATGAAGAAATTTAGGTAGTAGTACGTCTTCAATTCTAAGAGGCCTTGGTTTTCAATTGCACAGAAAACCGTCACCATTTTGCACTGCCTTATTGGATTAATATGcaaagttgattttttataaagcaTTGAATGTTAGTCCATCACGTGTCACTCAAAGGATGCGTTTGGAAACTCCAATGACTCGGGACATCAGTGGCATCAAAAGAGTGTTGGGAAttttataggattttttttttttgaaaaaaagatgTGATATACTATTATGCAAAGAGTTTTGATCTTTAGCAACCTCGCGACCTCTCTTTATTATTGTTGAGACTTACATATTCTCTGAAACCTGCAAGTGTACTAATTGATCCTATCTATAACATCTCAAACACAAGTACGCCACACCTCCACGGCTCCACCAACATCTCTTTCATAAATGatcagttttttctttttttgtttttttcattgaaaacaTGATGAAAAAGATTAAGTGCTATTGCAGGGGTCCTATCCACGCTCTCCTGTTGGGCCGCACTTCAACAGAAAGCCCCACTCTCTAGCAACTTTAACTTACGTGCTTTTGATTAGGTCTAATAGTGTTGATCAGGTGCCCTGATCCGTGTGCATGTGTGATTTAATGTGCTAGTTTACAGTAATACTACTACTTTGATCCTGTTCTTGTCTTGAGAAAGAAATTAACTAATGATTTGTAGCAAAATACCATGCATTGAGATTAAAGTGCACAAAAAAAtagacttaaaaataaatgtaaaatgttAATCAGTCTTcttagaaactaaaaagaaaaatatttttattaaaatatgtaaaattaaactgtctatgatttttttaagttctcttataatttttacaatatatattttttcttttagttttttgacCACTGTCAAAATGAATGAAGCAAATTAAGAAAGAATGAACTGAGatgattcaaatttattttcaggTGGGTATATCTTTTACAAAGATAATATGGATCTCAATTGGAGCAGGCACAGAAACTCTGGGAAGACTTCCCGGCACAGATGTGTTCTGCGATGCACAACAGTATCCTATGGCTGTTAAGATTCCTGGGGTTGCAATAATACGCGTCAAGTCTTCATTGCTTTGCTTTTCTAATGCAAATTCAGTCAGAGAAAGGTATATACAATATAGTAGGCACTTGTAACCAAACCATttcatgttaaataaaaaaaataaaaatcgagCTTCAGTGGTAACTAATTAGGCaagttaattttgtttgtttctaaGGATCCTGAAATGGATATCCCGGGAAGAAGCCAAGGGAAACATAGAAGACAACACCGGAAGCATAATTCAGCTCGTAATCCTTGACACCTCTAGtaagtttttctttcttctgacaaatggagagaaaaattaacgagttaattaataaattacctttgcttgtttatttatataatatttcattaCCTTTGTTATAGTACTTATATGTAGTAACAATATTGTGGCTAGGCAAGTACTGaacagtttattttattattatattattatggtaGATTTGGTGAGCATTGACACCTCAGGAATTGCTTCTCTTGAGGAACTGCACAAGAGTTTGGTCTCAAGTGGGAAGCATGTAAGGGGTACCGAACTTGCTTTGAGGTTTTACACTATAATTTGCGGTTAATTTTGTGCTTATTTACCAATTCCTAATGTTAATTTCGCTCAGCTAGCAATTGCCAATCCTCGTTGGCAAGTGATTTATAAGCTAAAGGCGACCAACTTTGTCACAAGAATTGGAGGAAGGGTCTTCTTGACTATTGGAGAAGCTATTGACTGCAAGCTGGATTTCTGAATTGCTACGGATTGAACCGAGTGTTGTACCTCTGTCTTTGTTAATAGAACTCGTGTGTGGAAATAAAATCTTAGCTTTTCATGGCTGGTTTgaattggaatgttgtaaaatTTTACTCATGTATGATGCTTCTTTTGTGTGTTTAGATTTCCTGCCCCGGAGTACTTCATGTACAATATAGTTCTGGGACAGAACAATAAGTCTTCGCATTCCTGTTTAGCCACTCACAAAGTGGAATTTGTGTTATTTACTCTATTGGTTTGCGCCTATGATGTAATAAAAGAACTATATGGTTTGTGTGAAATTTATCTTGGAAATGCCATCATAGTTTCCCTCTCGTGTAACACAAAATAGgcattaaatgaataataagacacacaatcaaaataattaatcaaattgagctaatataaaaatatgtaacacaatcaaaatttcaaatcaaattgaaCTAATGAGTTTAACATTAAACCAAGCTATTTGCGACTAAGATCGAAACAAGTCtgacctgaaaaaaaaaaccatatcaAATTTAAGTCAAGTTACCAACCAAATAAATTCTTATCGATTTGTGTTAAGCTGGATTTAAtttgactcgattcatcttatTACCAATCTTATTTTTCACGGCTGTATATTGAAATTGCATCAATGGAATAGTGGCCTAGcacttctcttctctttcctctcttttcttcctcttcctcttctctaCTTCTGCGTATTGAAAGACTCGTTAAATTTcgtttttttgtaatatttagaatttatccttattttAGTTTAACGCCACAAAACTCTGCATTTTAGTTTTGCTTTGCTTTCCTCCACCTTACAAACAAACTTTTATCACCATATATTTGTGATTCAGTGGAATGCAAGATCTAAGGTTGTATCCGAAGCTCATTGTTGTGAAAATAttgatgttaatattattttaatttcacttaCAAATGCTTGTGTTATTAGCATCTTTCATTGAAGAAGTATGCTTATACACAAATGAATTTGGAGCATATGTAGATCAAATAATCGAACTATATACACAAATGAATTTGGGCTGCCACTCGGTTTCTTGAAACACGTGGAGATGGGTCATGAAAAAACATTTTGGCATCTTGTGCATGGACTTCTTCCTTTCAATTTGCCAGCGATCAACAAAACCAAAACGTGAGgcctttcttctcttctcttcctaATCGCCAATTGAGGCCTTTTTCTGAATGTGGCATATCCATGTTgtcacttcttcttcttcaccttAGTAATGAATGAGAATGCTTGAGTAGTTGTTGAAGTGGTGGTTGCCCTTGTGCTTTACACAACAATCCCTTCACACTTTCGGTCACCTACATTCAAAGAATTTCCATTATCATTATACCATATGTATTTGAGGTTGCATATATTTCCAAAAATAATGTATACTAAACATGCActtgaaaatcaaatattatgtcaatgtataaaataaaagtaaaacctTTCCCAAACTTCCCCTAGCATAGGGGACTGTCCTCTGATATCCTAACGTAGCTGGGGGAGATTTTCTGCTAGTCTCTTCCTTGCAGGGTGATTTCCCATTGCTTCTGCTTCGCGTCATAACGCTGGGAGATCCATGCGATTTGCTATGCAACATGTTTGGTAGACTAGATTCCTAACATCATCCATAAGCCATAACAAACGTGTGAGAATCATACTACTAGCTGGAATATTTCTTTTCAAAGGTAATTAACCAAGTAGAATTGAACATGGAGATTAATTTCACACCAGAAACAACACCGTTGCACAGTGCTTAAGCACCTCCAGGTTCATGCGAACATCATCCAGGCTCCTGCTTCATAATAGTCAtagtatatatcatatatagaatttaattgaatatatatatatataatccttCAATCATgaattatcatataaaaattgttaACTTTTACAATAAGTCACatctaacatatttttaattggttaatgtattaaaattaaactcttaagcATAATACTCAAATTAATACAATAGAGTTAGAAATGTGTACCTGTGTTTTTGTTGGCCCAGGCCAAAATAAGAAGCCAGTGTTGCCATCTGCCCATAAACAATAATAGCAATTAAGAACTTGAAATAATTATGagggttttgtttttgttgtgagAAGAATTAATCACTGGCTGCTTCTATTTCTTACATACCTTCATGTTACCAGCTCTTCTTCCAAACTTCTCAGTTAGGACCCCAAGAGAATCAATGATTCCAACTGGAACCGGTGCTGGCCTATTGATATCATCAAAGGCCTCTTTGATTCGAACACAGTCAAATCT contains:
- the LOC100791382 gene encoding protein SOSEKI 2 isoform X1, which produces MDVVRSQRGSSRDTSPDRAKICRMNQKVKPFRKVQVVYYLSRNGLLEHPHFMELTLLPNQPLRLKDVFDRLMALRGTGMPLQYSWSSKRNYKSGYVWYDLGLKDIIHPAEGGEYVLKGSELVEGCSEAERFNVRNKQQGIHQQAEANYNYSYDSRSKALGVCNKQQQQRESEELEEYEEQEKEYEEGEKTSYTSSTTTPHSGCSRGVSTEEVVYEEEESKKKKKGGGGAGGNNKKHLSGEKEKVKRRVVDGDGSGSSRYSGLLQLIACGGGAGEYMKGKQGPRLSDVGTKERDKKALFWEEAETEMSENPRLLGNLQTEEKEYFSGSLVDSIKAHREGEPVLNKSNSYNELRRSRLGMVTEEDKKKVVKGGMKDKCIPLIKSPKTSRK
- the LOC100791382 gene encoding protein SOSEKI 2 isoform X3, translating into MDVVRSQRGSSRDTSPDRAKICRMNQKVKPFRKVQVVYYLSRNGLLEHPHFMELTLLPNQPLRLKDVFDRLMALRGTGMPLQYSWSSKRNYKSGYVWYDLGLKDIIHPAEGGEYVLKGSELVEGCSERFNVRNKQQGIHQQAEANYNYSYDSRSKALGVCNKQQQQRESEELEEYEEQEKEYEEGEKTSYTSSTTTPHSGCSRGVSTEEVVYEEEESKKKKKGGGGAGGNNKKHLSGEKEKVKRRVVDGDGSGSSRYSGLLQLIACGGGAGEYMKGKQGPRLSDVGTKERDKKALFWEEAETEMSENPRLLGNLQTEEKEYFSGSLVDSIKAHREGEPVLNKSNSYNELRRSRLGMVTEEDKKKVVKGGMKDKCIPLIKSPKTSRK
- the LOC100791382 gene encoding protein SOSEKI 2 isoform X2 produces the protein MDVVRSQRGSSRDTSPDRAKICRMNQKVKPFRKVQVVYYLSRNGLLEHPHFMELTLLPNQPLRLKDVFDRLMALRGTGMPLQYSWSSKRNYKSGYVWYDLGLKDIIHPAEGGEYVLKGSELVEGCSAERFNVRNKQQGIHQQAEANYNYSYDSRSKALGVCNKQQQQRESEELEEYEEQEKEYEEGEKTSYTSSTTTPHSGCSRGVSTEEVVYEEEESKKKKKGGGGAGGNNKKHLSGEKEKVKRRVVDGDGSGSSRYSGLLQLIACGGGAGEYMKGKQGPRLSDVGTKERDKKALFWEEAETEMSENPRLLGNLQTEEKEYFSGSLVDSIKAHREGEPVLNKSNSYNELRRSRLGMVTEEDKKKVVKGGMKDKCIPLIKSPKTSRK
- the LOC100775538 gene encoding sulfate transporter 2.1, encoding MQRTEFSQTLQSNMALPANETSMAERSQWVLNAPAPPSTWHNLMASVRNTISSYQKMCSYIRGQPGPKVVLSFLRSIFPILHWGRNYSPTKFRNDLLAGLTIASLCIPQSIGYATLAKLDPEYGLYTSVVPPLIYALMGTSREIAIGPVAVVSLLLSSMIQKLIDPAIDPNGYRKLVFTTTFFAGIFQAAFGLFRLGFLVDFLSHAAIVGFMGGAAIIIGLQQLKGLFGINHFTNKTDIISVMKSVWESVDHPWNPRNFVLGCSFFIFILFTRFLGKRNKKLFWLPAISPLVSVMLSTLIVFLTRADKSGVNIVRHIKGGLNPSSINQIDLNSPHIGALAKIGLVVAAVALTESVAVGRSFASMKGYHLDGNKEMVSLGFMNIIGCFTSCYVATGSFSRTVVNFTAGCETLASNIVMAIVVLISLQCLTKLLYFTPTAILASIILSALPGLIDINEAYKIWKVDKLDFLACVGAFFGVLFASVELGLLVAVGISFTKIIWISIGAGTETLGRLPGTDVFCDAQQYPMAVKIPGVAIIRVKSSLLCFSNANSVRERILKWISREEAKGNIEDNTGSIIQLVILDTSNLVSIDTSGIASLEELHKSLVSSGKHLAIANPRWQVIYKLKATNFVTRIGGRVFLTIGEAIDCKLDF